In the genome of Phycisphaerales bacterium, the window GACACCGACCTGAACTCCACCACCAAGCCCGTGGCCATCGTCGCCAAGACCATCAAGGGCTGGGGCGCGCCGTCCATGCAGGGCAACGGCTGGCACGGCAAGCCCGCCAAGAACCAGGCCCTCGAGCGTGCTAAGGCCGAGCTCGACGAGCGTCGCGGCGAGCTCACCAGCGCCCTGAGCAGCGCCGACAGCTTCGCCATCCAGCCCCCGCCCGAGCCGGCCGCCGCGCCCCAGGGCGAGGGCGAGGTTCCCAGCATGGACCAGGCCATGAAGCAGCTGGACATGGAGAGCCTGCGCCAGACCGCCAGCCTGGCGACGCGTCGCGCTTACGGCCTGGCGCTGCGCGCCATGGGCAAGCCGATGCCCCAGGTGGTGGTCCTCGACGCCGACGTGAGCAACTCGACCTTCGCCGAGACCTTCGCCAAGGACAGCTCGCTGGCGCCTCGCTTCTTCGAGTGCAAGATCGCCGAACAGCACATGATCTCGATGGCCGCCGGCCTGAGCGCCGCGGGCAAGATTCCCTTCTGCAGCAGCTTCGCCAAGTTCCTGACCCGCGCGTACGACCAGATCGAGATGGCCATCAACAGCGGGGCCAACATCAAGATCGTCGGCAGCCACAGCGGCATCACGCTGGCGGCCGACGGCCCCAGCCAGATGGGCCTGCCCGACGTCAGCTGGTTCCGCAGCTTCACCACCATGAAGGACCACCGCGGCAATCCGGGCTGCTACGTGCTCCAGCCCAGCGACGCCTACAGCGCCTACGCCCTGTCGCAGGTCATGGCCGAGTACGAGGGCGCGTGCTACATGCGCACCCACCGCCCGGACGTCGAGTTCCTCTACAGCGCCGAGGACGTCTTCAACCTCGGCGGCTTCGAGGTCTTGAACGAGGGCCGAGACATCGTCATCTGCGCGAGCGGCTACATGGTGCACGAGGCCAACAAGGCCGTCGAGCTGCTCGACAAGGCGGCCATCCAGGCCACGCTGGTGGACATGTACAGCCTGCCCTTCGACGAGGACAAGCTGCTGGACATCATCGGCGCCAACGGCGGGTTCGTAATCTCCATGGAGGACAACTACGGCGGGGCCCTGGGCAGCGCCATCGCCGAGGCCATCGCCCACAGCGGCGACGGCTTCACCCTCAAGCAGATGCACGTCACCCACATCCCAAGCAGCGCGCGCACCGCCGATGAGCTGCTCAAGCAGTGCAGCCTGACGGCCGAGGACCTGGTCGCAGCCGTCAAGGACGTGCTGCAGGTGGTGTAACTCGGCCGGGATCGATGGCGGGCCGCCCGGGAGCGGTCACCGGGGAGCGACATGATGGACGATCTGCGCGGGCCCACGCCCGACTTCACGGTGGGCGAGGCCATCGGCGAGGCGCACAAGCTGCTCATGGCCAACTACGGGCTCATGCTCGGCGCATCGCTGGTGGTGCTGCTGCTGACCGGGGCCTGCACCGTCGTGGCCGCCCTGATCGACACGGCCCTCGTCGGGCCCGACGCCATGTTCAACCCCGTCTCGACGGCCTCGCAGTTCCTGGTGCAGACGCCCCTGGGCGTGGGACTGGGCATGCTCGCCGCCCGTCGATACCGCGATGGCGGCGGCGTGTTCGAAGACATCTTCCTGGGCTTTACCCGCTACTGGCCCGTCGTCGCCATCGGCCTGATCCTCACCGTGGGCTCGTGGGTCATCACGCTGGTCGCCGTGGCGGGCGGGGCGCTGGTCGTCGGCGTGCTGGCGGCGGTGTCGACGGCCGCGGCCATCGCCGTGGGCGTCATCTTCGGCCTGGCGCTCATCGTGCTTCTGATCTACCTGGCTATGCGGCTGTGGTTCTCGTACCTGGTGTGCATCGATCCCAGGGGCGTTCGCCCCGGCCCGATCGACGCGCTGAAGCTCAGCTGGTACATGACCGAGGGCCACGTCTTCAAGCTCTGGCTCACCGGCGTGGTCATGGGCCTCATCGGCCTGGTCTGCGCGCTGCTGCTCTTCCTGCCGTTCATCTTCTATGCCATGCCCTTCATGGCCTGCGCCTTCGGCGTGCTTTACGTGCTGGTCACGCCCCCGGCCGCGGACGAAGGCGAGCCCATCGAGCCAGACGGGTTCGACCCGGGCCCGCCGCCGCTGGGTGCGTAGGCCGAAGCCGCGTTGCTCGGTCTGGCCGGCGGCCTTGGGCCCGTACCCTGCTCCATGCGCCAGTACGTCACCACCTTCGCCGAGTGGAGCGCCGCGGGCATCGAGGCCGTG includes:
- a CDS encoding transketolase, encoding MSFEAAVHAQAIDLCKMSLEMTEAAGSGHPTTAMSLSHITTVLLFHTMRWSPEYPDYPTSDRLVLSAGHAVPVVYAAACKLGVMVGRDPENRRPLTLEDALTLRQQGSELDGHPNPMEGFPFFDAATGSLGQGLSVACGLAEADRLDGRDRVVYCIIGDGESREGQIAEALDYLAERKLRKVVPIFNCNGYGQAGRVSEQQGPERLAKKLEAFGLEVITIDGHDPAQIRNAFERAHGVADDTDLNSTTKPVAIVAKTIKGWGAPSMQGNGWHGKPAKNQALERAKAELDERRGELTSALSSADSFAIQPPPEPAAAPQGEGEVPSMDQAMKQLDMESLRQTASLATRRAYGLALRAMGKPMPQVVVLDADVSNSTFAETFAKDSSLAPRFFECKIAEQHMISMAAGLSAAGKIPFCSSFAKFLTRAYDQIEMAINSGANIKIVGSHSGITLAADGPSQMGLPDVSWFRSFTTMKDHRGNPGCYVLQPSDAYSAYALSQVMAEYEGACYMRTHRPDVEFLYSAEDVFNLGGFEVLNEGRDIVICASGYMVHEANKAVELLDKAAIQATLVDMYSLPFDEDKLLDIIGANGGFVISMEDNYGGALGSAIAEAIAHSGDGFTLKQMHVTHIPSSARTADELLKQCSLTAEDLVAAVKDVLQVV